The Acidimicrobiales bacterium sequence GTCGTGCGGGTTGCGCGACGGGCCGAAGGCGCTGTTCTCCGTCGACGAACCCATGGCGAACTCGTCGAGGTTCGTCTTGGCGATGATCACCGCGCCGGCGGCGCGCAACCGCTCGACGACGGTGGCGTCATACGGAGGTCGCCAGCCCTCGAGGATCTTCGACGAGCACGTCGTCGGCACGCCCCGCGTGCACATGTTGTCCTTGAGGGCGACGGGCACACCGGCGAGCGGGCCGACGTTCTCGCCGGCGGCCACGCGGGCGTCGATGTCGGCCGCGGCCGCACGCGCCTCGTCGGCCATGACGTAATTGCAGGCGTGCAGTTCGCCGTCGCGCCGCGCGATCTCGGCGAGGTGCTCCTCGACGACGCCGAGCGCCGACGAACCGCCCCGCACGGCTGCGGCGATCGCCGTCGCGGTGTAGGGCTGCCAGCTCACGGCGCCTCCCCGAGGATCTGGGGGACGCGGAAGCGCCCGTCTTCGGCGGCCGGGGCCTGCGACAGCACCTCGTCGCGATCGAGCGACGGCACCACTTCGTCAGGCCGCAGGACGTTGCGCAGCTTGAGGGGATGGGCGAGCGCCTCGACACCCGACACGTCGAGCGCCTCGATGTCGGCTGCGTGACCGAGGATGTCGGCCAACTGCTCCGTGAACATGTCGAGCTCGGCCTCGGTCACCTCGAGGCGCGCCAAGTGGGCGACGTGCGCCACTTCTTCACGGGTCAATCGGTTCGCCATAGGGCCAGCCATCGTAGGGCGGGCGTCACTTCGCCCTCGCAGTCGACTTCTGGTGCACGCCCAGAAGGGTCTTTCTGTCCTGGTTACACCAGAAGCGGTTAGCGGCGGTAGTGGTCGCGCAGGGTGGGCTCTTCCCACCAGTCTTCGGGCGGCGGTTGCCAGTCGGGTGCGGGGTGGATGCAGTTCACCGGGCAGGGATCGAGGCACTTGTCGCAGCCCGAGCACAGCTCCGGGATGATGATCACGTCGACGCCGTGGTTGAAGATCGCGCCGAACTGCGGCGGGCAGTGCCGCAGGCAGGCGTCGCAGTTGATGCAGATCGACATGTCGATGTAGAGCGGCGGCGATTTCCACTTCGGGTTCCGCTCACGGAACTCGATCCGCTCCGCACGATTCGTTGCTGGCATTGGACCTCGAAATTTACGCCGTTGCGGGCGCCGGCGCGCCCCGACCTGCGAGGCGGACGAACGACGTGGTGACCAGGCCGAGCACGGCGGCGCCGACCAAGGCCCCGAGCCACAACGACACCGGCGCCGACGACGGCGGCGGCCCGCCGTCCGAGGGCAGCTTGGGCACGTTGGCAAGCGCACCGCGCTGCAGCCCGGTCACCAACCAGGTGCCGTCGCGGCGGCGCAGCGTGAGGACGCCGGTGATCTCGGCGGTCTTGTCGTTCGGGCGCCGGGCGTGCACGCGGAAACCGACACGCGCCGCGTCCTGGTCGACTACCGCTTGGCCGACTTCGAGGTCGTCGAAGGCCGCCTTGCGCTTGATCGCCGTCGCGTCCGTATACACGAGGCCCCGCGCCAGCGACGGCGGGCCGATCTTCTCGGCCCGTTTGCGGGCGTCGGCCTCGACACCCTTGCGCGTCGTATCGCTGACCGCGGTGAGCCAGTTCTCGGCGATGCCTTCGGGCCGGTGCGTGCCGTGATTCAGCAGACCGATGACGGCGCCCATCACGAGCATCGCCGCGACCGCCACCACGAGGCCCTTGGCGAACGTCGAGCGGCTCACGGCGCGATCACCTCAGCGGGGCTCAGCGCGTACGCCTCTTCCAGCTCGAGCCCCTTGGTCTCGGGCATGTAGCGCCACACCAGCCAGATGGCCGGTAGCTGCAACACCATGAGAAACGTGGCGGCGTCGCCGATGTTGCCGATGGCGCCCGTGGCGTGGTCGCCGAGCACGCCGACGAGCGCGGGCCCGAACACGTAGCCGGCGATCTCGAACCAGTTGCGGATCCAGCCGGCCGCCGCGGCTCGTATCTCCGTCGGGAACAGCTCCGTCGCAAACGAAGACATCACCGGACTGATGCCAAGCCCGAAGAAAACCGCGGCCATCAGCGCGAAGAAGCTGACGAGTTTGCCGTCGACTTGGAACAGGACGATGCCGAACAGGAACCCGCCGGCGAAGTACACCATCGCGGTGGGCCGACGCCCGATGCGCTCCATCAACCGCCCGCACACGTAGTAGCCGATGCAGCCGAGGCCGTAGCTCACGATGATGTAGATCGACACCTCGATGGCGGTGAAGCCGCGTTCGCGCTCGGCGAAGAACGCCCACCACGCGGTGGCACCGAAGATCGGCACCGACCGCATCGTGTGGATGATGCCCACGAGCACCAAGTTGCGCCGGTACTCCGGCTTCCACGGCTCCAACATCGGAACCTCTTCGTGCACTTCGCCGCGGCGGCGTTCCTCGCGCATGTCGACGAAGCGCTGCGTTTCCTTCAGCCGGCGCCGCGCGGGGATGAGCAGCAGCAAGGGCACGAGGCCGACGAGATAGAAGGCCCGCCACCCGAGCCCGCTGTCTTGAAGGCCGACGCCGATCAGCAGACCCACCGCGATCGTGCCGAGCGCACTGAAGGTGAGCAGGGTGCCAAGGGCTCGCCCCCGCTTTCCGGCGGGGTACTCCTCGACGATCATCGTGACGCCCACGGCGTATTCGGCGCCGAGGAAGATGCGCGACCCGAACTGGAACAAGGCGAAGCTCCAGATGTCCCACGAGAACGCCGTGGCGGCGGTGAAGATCGTGTAGCCGATCACCGACCACAGCAGCAGCGGGCGCCGGCCCCACCGGTCCGATAGGCGCGTGACGAAGAACGCCACGAACAGACCGAGTTCGATCGGGATGCGCGTCACGCCGAGGGTGGCTTCGCTGACGCGGAACGTGCTCTGGATGTTGGGCAGCAGCAGCGAGAGGATCGAGCCGTCGTAGCCCTCGAAGAACGCCGCGGAGACGAGCAGCAGCAACAGGAGCCGCAGGTACTTCTTGTCTCGGATCTCGTTGACCGCCGCCACTGTTTTCCGACGATACCGAGCAGCACTAGGGTGCGCGGCGCATCAGCAACCCCCCGAAAAAGGAGTAAGCGTGGCGAAGTATCCCTTCCTGTCCGACGAATGGATGGACGCGGCGAAGGCAATCCGCGAGGAGTACCGCGGCAAGACCGCGCCGCTGGCCCACGTCGTGAAGATGAATCAGATCATCACCGACGTGCCCTTCGGTGATGGCACGATCCAGGCCCACATGGACACCACGTCGGGCGAGATGGACATGGACACGGGCCACCTCGACAACCCCGATGTCACCGTCACCCTCGACTACGCGACGGCCAAGGCGATCTTCGTCGACGGCAATCCGCAGGCCGGGATGCAGGCGTTCATGTCCGGCAAGATCAAGGTCGACGGCGACATGACCAAGCTGATGGCGATGCAGGCCGGTGCGCCCGACGCCACCGCGGCGGAGATGTCGCAGAAGATCGCCGACATCACCGAGTAGCTAGAAGGACTCGAACAGCTCGGGGTGCAGCTCGGGACGGGTGTGCTCGTTTCTGACACCCGTCGCGAGCAGCACGCCGATGGCGCACAGGCCGCCGCCGACGAGATAGGCGACGTGAAAGCTGTGGAGCGCGGCGGCGCCCGACGCGTCCTTGCCGATCGACGTCTGCACCGACGTCATGATCTGGATGCCCGACACGACCCCGACGTTCTGCATCAACTGCATCGCCGCGCTGGCGACGCCGAGGTCGTGATCCGCGACGGCGTTGGCCACGCCCGCCGAGATCGACGGTTGCGACACGCCGAGGCCGACGCCCGACAACGACAGGGCGAGGATGATCAGCAGGTTGGGTGACGACGCACCCAGGAGCGCGAACACGCCCATCGACGTGACAACGAACAGCGTGCCCGCCACCGCGGAGGTCCGTTGCCCGATGCGCACCGCGAGGTAGCCCGCGATCGGCGACAGGATCGAGAACGACAGCGGCCGGGCGATGACCAGCAGGCCGATCTTCTCGTCGCTGTAGTGGTACACGACCTGCAACAGCGCCGGCGTCAGGATGAACCCACCCATGTAGGCGCTGT is a genomic window containing:
- a CDS encoding SCP2 sterol-binding domain-containing protein; its protein translation is MAKYPFLSDEWMDAAKAIREEYRGKTAPLAHVVKMNQIITDVPFGDGTIQAHMDTTSGEMDMDTGHLDNPDVTVTLDYATAKAIFVDGNPQAGMQAFMSGKIKVDGDMTKLMAMQAGAPDATAAEMSQKIADITE
- a CDS encoding MFS transporter, which codes for MAAVNEIRDKKYLRLLLLLLVSAAFFEGYDGSILSLLLPNIQSTFRVSEATLGVTRIPIELGLFVAFFVTRLSDRWGRRPLLLWSVIGYTIFTAATAFSWDIWSFALFQFGSRIFLGAEYAVGVTMIVEEYPAGKRGRALGTLLTFSALGTIAVGLLIGVGLQDSGLGWRAFYLVGLVPLLLLIPARRRLKETQRFVDMREERRRGEVHEEVPMLEPWKPEYRRNLVLVGIIHTMRSVPIFGATAWWAFFAERERGFTAIEVSIYIIVSYGLGCIGYYVCGRLMERIGRRPTAMVYFAGGFLFGIVLFQVDGKLVSFFALMAAVFFGLGISPVMSSFATELFPTEIRAAAAGWIRNWFEIAGYVFGPALVGVLGDHATGAIGNIGDAATFLMVLQLPAIWLVWRYMPETKGLELEEAYALSPAEVIAP
- the gatC gene encoding Asp-tRNA(Asn)/Glu-tRNA(Gln) amidotransferase subunit GatC: MANRLTREEVAHVAHLARLEVTEAELDMFTEQLADILGHAADIEALDVSGVEALAHPLKLRNVLRPDEVVPSLDRDEVLSQAPAAEDGRFRVPQILGEAP
- a CDS encoding 4Fe-4S dicluster-binding protein, with product MPATNRAERIEFRERNPKWKSPPLYIDMSICINCDACLRHCPPQFGAIFNHGVDVIIIPELCSGCDKCLDPCPVNCIHPAPDWQPPPEDWWEEPTLRDHYRR